The Phormidium yuhuli AB48 DNA window GTCTGGGCAACGGGCCGCTAGGACTTCTCAAGATTCCACCCTAATGGTGATGATGGCTGGGGGACGCCTCATGATGATAGGCCCCGGTTTCTGGGTGAAAGGGGAAGGTTTGTAACCTCACGGTCAGCCCCAATTGTTGCAACATATCCGCCAAAACTGGATCAGGCGACAACCGCAAATACTCGGCTGTGACTTCCAAGGGAACATGACGATTTCCCAAATGATAGGCGGCCCGCAACAGATGTAGCGGTTCACGGGCGGTCACGGTGAGGACGGGTTCGGGTTTGGCGTGAATCTCCACCTGGGGCTGTCCGACCTCATCAAGGAGGCGATCGCCATCCTCTAAGATTGTGCCACGGGGCAATCGCAGAAACACCACTTCCCCGGAATCGGTGTCGAAGCGGTGACGACTGCGTTGCCGTTCCTGTGCCGTTAAACTCAGATCAAGTAATCCCTCTTCCTTTAGAGACCCTGGGAGAGGATCAGCAGCAGGGACACGCTGGGTTAACACAATAGACATTATTCAGAATCCTCATTCGAGGCGGGTAGCTCAATTAGCAGCTCAATAATACTATTGAGCAACTTCTCGGGGTCGATGGGATGCGTTAGACAGATATCAGCCCCCTGATTTTTACAGTAGGCCAACCCTTCAGCATCAAGGGGATCGGTCATTAACAAAATTTTTAGGGATTGGGTGTTAGGAAGTGTACGGAGTAACTGGGTCAGTTCACAGCCATCCATCCCCGGCAGTTGCCGATCGATAATTGCGGCTACGGGTTTTAACATCTTAATTTGTTCCAAGGCTGTGGACCCATCCAACATCCAGACGGTATGATAGCCGGCGGCGGTCAGTAAGTCACAAATCAGAATCGCGTCATCTTCCCGGTTAGCCACAAGCACCACATGACCTTTGCGGGGTGGTAGGGGAGTTCGGGGGGGAGGGGTCGGTTGCTGTTCGAGGACGCAGGAACTGTGGCAGGGAAGGCGCACGGTAAACTTCGACCCCACCCCGACTTCGGAGTCTACTTTAATCAGTCCCCCATGAAGTTCGACCAGTTGTTTGGTTAAGGCTAATCCCAGACCCGTTCCTCCATATTGGCGGGTATAGGTGGACTCCAGTTGCCGAAACATCTGGAATAGGAGCGATCGCTGTTCTTCGGGAATCCCAATGCCTGTATCAGCCACTTCAAAGACGACGGTATCCCTATCTTGCCAGTAAATTCGTAATAGGGCCTGCCCCCCAGTGGCGGTGAACTTGATAGCGTTACTGAGGAGGTTGAAGAGAATCTGACGCAGGCGATCGCGATCGGCACAGAGGCGATCTTGATGTTCCCGCAATTGTAAATCTAAGGCCAGATGCACCCCATTCACGGTGGCTCGATCCACCATCATGCAAAACATTTCTTGAGCCAATTGAGTCAGAGAAAATTCCGAGAAACTCAACACCGTTTTACCCGATTCATTTTCCGATAAATCCAGTAAATCGTTGATGAGTTCCATCAAATGCTCACCACTGTTATAGATACTTTGGATATAGTCCCGCTGTTTCGGGGTTAAGTTACCAAAAGACCACCGCAACAGGGTTGAGGACATGCCAATAATACAGGTGAGAGGGGTTCTCAATTCATGGCTGACAGTGGCGAGAAAGTCGCTGCGGGTTTGGTTGGCCACCTGGGCCGTCACGAGGGCATCTCGTAAGTCTTGGGTGCGTTGTTCAACCCGCTGTTCTAGGGTTTCCTTTTGCTGTTGAACTTCGGCATAGAGTTGAGCTTGATAGATGGCAACACTGAGATGATCGGCGATATGTTCGAGAAATTCCCGTTCCTGATGGTCCCATAGCCGAGGGCGATCGCATTGATGAGCCAAGAGAACTCCCCAAAGCTGGCCTTGAACCCGAATTGGCACAGTCAAATGGGTTTGAATCCCTAAAGCTTCAAAGTAGGCCCGGCTGCTTTGGGGGAGACTGTCTCTGAGATGAGTCTCCTGAAAGACGAGGGTTTCCCCCTCTTGATAGCGATCGCGAAACTGATTGAGAAATCGCCAATTGACTCTCTCTTGGCGGGAGAGAACTGAGGGCAGGCTATCATTGCCCAGAGCTTCGTAGGTGATGCAATCGCGGGACTGGGGGTAGGCTTGAGGGCGATCGCCCCGCTGAGCCTCGTCTTGGGAATAATTATCAAATTGATAGATACAGAGGCGATCGAGATCTAAAAAGCGACAGACGCGGTCAACAGTATTAGAAATTAACACCGCCAGGGCCACACTCTGACAGGTTTGGGTGGTGACCTGTTTTAGCAGTTGTTCTTGCTGGCGATGTTGCTGGAGGGCATCTTGCATCTGATGGGTGCCCGATGCGGTGGAGGGGACAGAGGTCATAGACGAATGGTGATCGCTAAGAAATTGGGCTAGGTTTAAAGTCAATTGACTCTGTTGATCACGGTG harbors:
- the ureE gene encoding urease accessory protein UreE — translated: MSIVLTQRVPAADPLPGSLKEEGLLDLSLTAQERQRSRHRFDTDSGEVVFLRLPRGTILEDGDRLLDEVGQPQVEIHAKPEPVLTVTAREPLHLLRAAYHLGNRHVPLEVTAEYLRLSPDPVLADMLQQLGLTVRLQTFPFHPETGAYHHEASPSHHHH
- a CDS encoding hybrid sensor histidine kinase/response regulator, producing the protein MDSFQPRLPQQRLPIATFEQLRLWVEQTAQEYNPDAIVLTERAVRVQSLPQVGQFTLGVSPQFCAIVWGNPQPGTPVDVGFSLERHHLETFLEDCPLKKPLRNRALKHLQGYELHRDQQSQLTLNLAQFLSDHHSSMTSVPSTASGTHQMQDALQQHRQQEQLLKQVTTQTCQSVALAVLISNTVDRVCRFLDLDRLCIYQFDNYSQDEAQRGDRPQAYPQSRDCITYEALGNDSLPSVLSRQERVNWRFLNQFRDRYQEGETLVFQETHLRDSLPQSSRAYFEALGIQTHLTVPIRVQGQLWGVLLAHQCDRPRLWDHQEREFLEHIADHLSVAIYQAQLYAEVQQQKETLEQRVEQRTQDLRDALVTAQVANQTRSDFLATVSHELRTPLTCIIGMSSTLLRWSFGNLTPKQRDYIQSIYNSGEHLMELINDLLDLSENESGKTVLSFSEFSLTQLAQEMFCMMVDRATVNGVHLALDLQLREHQDRLCADRDRLRQILFNLLSNAIKFTATGGQALLRIYWQDRDTVVFEVADTGIGIPEEQRSLLFQMFRQLESTYTRQYGGTGLGLALTKQLVELHGGLIKVDSEVGVGSKFTVRLPCHSSCVLEQQPTPPPRTPLPPRKGHVVLVANREDDAILICDLLTAAGYHTVWMLDGSTALEQIKMLKPVAAIIDRQLPGMDGCELTQLLRTLPNTQSLKILLMTDPLDAEGLAYCKNQGADICLTHPIDPEKLLNSIIELLIELPASNEDSE